The window GTAAGTCATGCTAAAGAGCGCTCTCATATCCATATTTTCCATAGATTTCATCCTCCTGTTGTTTGTATGTTAAGTATGTTAAGAATTAAATTATAACCGTAACTATCATTTTACAGCATATGGTTTATTGCCTAATCTTTTCTTGAAAAACAATTAATATATTACAAAAACTAAAATCTTATGCTCATTACATTTATGTAATAATTTCTTAAAAAATGAATGTTAGAGTTTTTCTCCCTCTCTTATCTTGCAAATAGCTTGAGTTGCCGTTCCTATGGGACAGTATACGCACCAAGATCTCGCTCTGTAGACCGCCATGCTAATAAGCCCCAATATAAGCGACGTTAACATTAAGCTGTAAAAGCCATATGCAAATTGAACCGTCCAGAGAGGTATTTTATCTCCTGCTCTATTGGCCCATCTCCAAGGGACATCAAAAGACCATAAAAGTTTAATTGATTCGTTTAACCCTCCACTTCCTGTCAATACAGTCCAAGTTGCAAAGAGCATATTGAAAAACATTGTCATAAAGAATAAAAGGAACCCGTATCTAAACCATTTGCTTCTTAGAAATGAAGGGAGATTTTTATTAAGTGAAAGCTTCTTCCCGTTACCAAGTATCGTATAGAGCTGACCTCTTCCGCAATATGTATTGCAGAATGCCTTCTCCATGCCGAAAATTGACATAAAAAGAGGAACTAAAAAACAGATCATGCCGAACCAGGCAAACATTATATTAAAGAAGCCAATAGAAAAGTATAAAATCGTTATAATCCACATCTTGTCTTTCCAAGTCTTTTTCATAACTATTCCGGCACCTCCATACTTATGGCGTGAGCAGGACAGATTAAAGAACATTTTGTGCAACCGACACAAATTTCAAAATTAACATTGGCATAAATGCCCTTGTAAATAGTTATCGCAGTCACGGGACAGACTTTAGCGCAAGCTCCACAAGCGACACAGTCATCTCGCGAAACAATCGCCTTTCTACCCTTTTTGACCTTTGTTACCATAAAATCAGCTCCATTCAGAAGAACATATATGCTCTTATTATGATACAAATGAGAGGCGATAGCAACCGAAGAGAAGCTAAGTGCGTTTTGCTAAGCAGTAGCTAAGCGATGGCTAAGCAGTGGCTAAGCGATTGTTTAACCCTCTCTGAGAAGCGCTCCTTGCCAATCGCTTGCCGCGGTTGCAAACCGCACTTGCCATTTTTCTTTAACAATTGTTTAAAAATTACATGTTTTCACCTTGACGTGTGGGGACGATTAATATAACTTGGATTGATGGAAATTGAATAAATATTAATTTAAAAAATTATGGAGGTGTATATTTATGGAAATAGGAAAAGTAATGGAGAAGAGTATAAATTCACAGATACAGGCGGAGTTCGAATCAGCTTATCTATACCTTTCAATGGCAGCTTGGTTTGAAGATGAAGATCTTCCGGGATGCGCACATTGGATGGAAAAACAGGCCGAAGAAGAACTTGAGCACGGCATGAAATTCTATACATATCTCATTTCAAGAGGTGGAAGTGTCGTACTTGAAGCTATTCCGACACCCAAGAAAGATTGGGGAAGCGCTGTCGAAGTATTTGAAGAAGTATTAAGCCATGAGAGACTTGTAACAGAACTTATCGATAAAATGGCAGAACTTGCAGAAAAAGAAAACGATCGCGCCACAAGAAGCATGCTCAACTGGTTCATTGACGAACAGGTTGAAGAGGAAGAAAACGCAGCAGGCATTCTTGCAAAGTTCAAACGTGCAGCAGGCAAACCAATGGGCTTGATGATGTTGGACAAGGAACTCGGAAAAAGAGAAGAAGACTAAAAAAAGAACCCCTCGCGGGGTTCTTTTTTTTTTGACAAGTGCGCTCTACGAGCGAGAGAAATCGTGACCGTTGGTCACTGGCAAGCACGACCTTTGGTCGTGGCAAGTGGTGACTTCGTCACCGTTTAAAGATAATTACATACTGCTTAGCTACCGCTTAGCAAAACGCATTAACAACACTTCTCGTGGCGAAGCCACTCTTTTCGACG of the Synergistaceae bacterium genome contains:
- a CDS encoding 4Fe-4S binding protein; amino-acid sequence: MFFNLSCSRHKYGGAGIVMKKTWKDKMWIITILYFSIGFFNIMFAWFGMICFLVPLFMSIFGMEKAFCNTYCGRGQLYTILGNGKKLSLNKNLPSFLRSKWFRYGFLLFFMTMFFNMLFATWTVLTGSGGLNESIKLLWSFDVPWRWANRAGDKIPLWTVQFAYGFYSLMLTSLILGLISMAVYRARSWCVYCPIGTATQAICKIREGEKL
- a CDS encoding 4Fe-4S binding protein; translated protein: MVTKVKKGRKAIVSRDDCVACGACAKVCPVTAITIYKGIYANVNFEICVGCTKCSLICPAHAISMEVPE
- a CDS encoding ferritin; translated protein: MEIGKVMEKSINSQIQAEFESAYLYLSMAAWFEDEDLPGCAHWMEKQAEEELEHGMKFYTYLISRGGSVVLEAIPTPKKDWGSAVEVFEEVLSHERLVTELIDKMAELAEKENDRATRSMLNWFIDEQVEEEENAAGILAKFKRAAGKPMGLMMLDKELGKREED